In a genomic window of Lonchura striata isolate bLonStr1 chromosome 4, bLonStr1.mat, whole genome shotgun sequence:
- the FBXO41 gene encoding F-box only protein 41: protein MASLDLPYRCPRCGEHKRFRSLSSLRAHLEYNHTYETLYVLSKTNSICDAAVFPLAADGALLSPAARRDYFESTSFQGKDQRFSCDLVPADELEPAPASSPSPRYVHEIEIPLTEIFTRGKAVAPAPVPPAAVDSAYEEGLARLKIRAFEKLEVDKRLEKLTEEVEQKIASQVGRLQVELDRKSSELEKAKQESLRLSREKQELEDRASELSRQVDVSVEMLASLKQDLVQKEQELTRKQQEVLQIDQFLKETAAREANAKVRLQRFIEELLDRADRAEKQLQIISSSCGTTPDGSLARCGTPATKAIARAGPLRAQRERHPGPGAAVHGPYGACNQRSSSSTGASSRAKAVSQSSGCYDSDSAEPCPTDDAAEAPPRAARDARGSGLRRQAIQNWHRRPYRNSTEGEEGDVSDVGSRTTESEAEGWEPEGPGCAAPRAPGSCRLTVATDAGCPAARPEGAGGKACRLERGSPGHCGEVISPEILKMRAALFCIFTYLDTRTLLRAAEVCKDWKFVARHPAVWTRVLLENARVSSKFLAMLSQWCTQMHSLTLQNLKPRQRGKKESKEDYMKSTRGCLEAGLESLLKATGSNLLILRISHCPNVLTDRSLWLASCYCRALQAVTYRSSTDPVGHEVIWALGAGCRDIISLQVAPLHPCQQPTRFSNRCLQMIGRCWPHLRALGVGGAGCGVQGLASLARNCMRLQVLELDHMAEVNQEVAAEVCREGLKGLEMLVLTSTPVTPKALLHFNSVCRNLKSIVVQVGIVDYFKEPHSPEARKMFEEMVNKLQALRKRPGFSKILHIKVEGGC, encoded by the exons ATGGCCTCGCTGGACCTGCCCTACCGCTGCCCGCGCTGCGGCGAGCACAAGCGCTTCCGCAGCCTGTCCTCGCTGCGGGCGCACCTGGAGTACAACCACACCTACGAGACCCTCTACGTGCTCTCCAAGACCAACAGCATCTGCGATGCCGCCGTCTTCCCGCTGGCCGCCGACGGGGCCCTGCTGAGCCCGGCCGCCCGCAGGGACTACTTTGAGAGCACCTCCTTCCAGGGCAAGGACCAGCGCTTCTCCTGCGACCTGGTCCCCGCCGACGAGCTGGAGCCGGCGCCGGCCTCGTCGCCCTCGCCGCGCTACGTGCACGAGATCGAGATCCCGCTGACCGAGATCTTCACCCGCGGCAAGGCCGTGGCGCCCGCGCCCGTCCCGCCGGCCGCCGTCGACTCGGCCTACGAGGAGGGCCTGGCCCGCCTCAAGATCCGCGCCTTCGAGAAGCTGGAGGTGGACAAGCGGCTGGAGAAGCTGACGGAGGAGGTGGAGCAGAAGATCGCCTCGCAGGTGGGCCGGCTCCAGGTGGAGCTGGACCGCAAGAGCTCGGAGCTGGAGAAGGCCAAGCAGGAGAGCCTGCGGCTGAGCCGGGagaagcaggagctggaggaccGGGCGTCGGAGCTGTCCCGCCAGGTGGACGTCAGCGTGGAGATGCTGGCGTCCCTCAAGCAGGACCTGgtgcagaaggagcaggagctcaCCCGGAAGCAGCA GGAGGTGCTGCAGATCGACCAGTTCCTGAAGGAGACGGCGGCGCGGGAGGCCAACGCCAAGGTGCGGCTGCAGCGCTTCATCGAGGAGCTGCTGGACCGCGCCGACCGCGCCGAGAAGCAGCTGCAGATCATCAGCAGCAGCTGCGGCACCACCCCCGACGGCAGCCTGGCACGCTGCGGCACCCCGGCCACCAAGGCCATCGCCAGAGCGGGACCTCTGCGGGCACAG AGAGAGCGGCacccggggccgggggcggccgTGCACGGTCCCTACGGCGCGTGCAACCAGCGCTCCTCGTCCAGCACCGG GGCCTCGAGCCGGGCCAAGGCCGTGTCGCAGAGCTCGGGCTGCTACGACAGCGACAGCGCGGAGCCGTGTCCCACGGACGACGCGGCCGAGGCGccgccgcgcgcggcgcgggacgcgcggggctcggggctgcgCCGCCAGGCCATCCAGAACTGGCACCGCCGGCCCTACCGCAACAGCACCGAGGGCGAGGAGGGCGACGTGTCCGACGTGGGCTCCCGCACCACCGAGTCGGAGGCCGAGGGCTGGGAGCCGGAGGGGCCGGGCTGCGCcgcgccccgagcccccggcAGCTGCCGCCTGACCG TGGCCACCGACGCCGGGTGTCCCGCGGCCAGGCCCGAGGGCGCCGGGGGCAAGGCGTGCCGGCTGGAGCGGGGCAGCCCGGGCCACTGCGGCGAGGTCATCAGCCCCGAGATCCTCAAGATGCGGGCGGCTCTCTTCTGCATCTTCACCTACCTGGACACCAGGACGCTGCTGCGCGCGGCCGAGGTGTGCAAGGACTGGAAGTTCGTGGCCCGGCACCCGGCCGTGTGGACGCGGGTGCTGCTGGAGAACGCCCGGGTCTCCTCCAAG TTCCTGGCCATGCTGTCCCAGTGGTGCACCCAGATGCATTCCCTCACCCTCCAAAACCTGAAGCCGCGCCAGCGGGGCAAGAAGGAGAGCAAGGAGGATTACATGAAGAGCACACG gggctgcctggAAGCGGGGCTGGAGTCCCTGCTGAAGGCGACGGGCAGCAACCTGCTGATCCTGCGCATCTCGCACTGCCCCAACGTGCTGACCGACCGCTCGCTCTGGCTGGCCAGCTGCTACTGCCGGGCCCTGCAGGCCGTCACCTACCG GAGCTCCACGGACCCCGTGGGCCATGAGGTGATCTGGGCGCTCGGAGCAGGCTGCAGGGACATCATCTCCCTGCAGGTCGCACCTCTGCATCCCTG ccagcagccgACGCGCTTCAGCAACCGCTGCCTGCAGATGATCGGGCGCTGCTGGCCCCACCTGCGGGCGCTCGGCGTCGGGGGCGCCGGCTGCGGCGTGCAGGGCCTGGCCTCGCTAG CCCGGAACTGCATGaggctgcaggtgctggagctggaccACATGGCCGAGGTCAACCAGGAGGTGGCTGCCGAGGTGTGCCGGGAGGGGCTCAAGGGGCTGGAGATGCTGGTGCTGACATCCACCCCGGTGACCCCCAAAGCCCTGCTGCACTTCAACA GTGTGTGCCGGAACCTGAAGTCCATCGTGGTGCAGGTGGGCATTGTGGACTACTTCAaggagccccacagccccgaGGCCAGGAAGATGTTTGAAGAAATGGTGAACAAACTGCAG GCCCTGAGGAAAAGACCCGGCTTCTCCAAGATCCTGCACATCAAGGTGGAAGGAGGCTGCTAG